GAATCCGAATAACACAAAATACTGCGAATACGATTTCAGCACCCATTTCTTCCTCCTTCTTCTCCATTCTCCTTATCCTTTGGTTGGGTGGGTGATAAAGTTTGGGAGTGCACCGTTTGGATTTCGACACAAAGTCactaaacattaattaaatagatTCGAGTTTGCTAGCTCTACGCTCTCTTAgacaaatacatacacatataaatacatttacatagataaatactatatatattcgatatattCGATATTATAATATGCAGTTCCATAGACTATGACGAATGTGTAACCGATGTTTTCAAACTACGACAAATGCCTAGCCTAAGGTGTTGTCTAACTGTATCTCAATccgtattcgtattcgtattcgtatccgtatctgtagctgtattCGTATCTATATCTGTCTGTATCTTTATCTGTATTtatatatctgtatctttGCTTAACTGGATTCGCCTTTGCTCGTGTGTCTTTTAACATTTAAGTGTGGGTTCTTTTAAGTTTAACTACTAATTTGCTTGCATTGAAAtgtcacatttatttatttcatcgTCTCTCGTCCTTATGTTGCTTTGAACGAACGCACTATCCTATGTATACCTAATTGCTAATTATATAGAGGGCGGCAATCGAGATCGACTGACTTTTACATACGAGTATATTAAAAGTAGTCTCCTATCGAGTAGCCACATTATAAATACAGAAGTAAGTAACTATTTATTGTGGGCTGCGTCGAATGCATTCGAACCATGACGACCCACATAATCGCCCGACTAGGcggtataatttaaatatgtctTTGGAAACAGAGTTGCCGACAttgacatcgacatcgacatcggcgTAATCATTTGCTGGGAAATCTTGCGACGTCGTCTCTTGTTGTATTTACAGGTCTTGGTGTGTTTCATTACCGCAGGTTAAACATATCTGGTGATCTGTGTGTGGAACTCCGATAGGCAAATCTGCAGCTGACTAAACGAGGGTCGCTCAGCTGGCATAGAAGCCCAGCAATAGGCCATAATTGTGAATCTGCAAGATATAGCAAAACGAAATGCGGATATCCAATCAGTTACCATTTAAGACAAATACATTTAGAGGTCATGTTGCTAATCTGTCCATCAGTCactcaatcaatcagtcagtctATCAGTCAGTCAAGCATTCAGTCAATCAGTAAGTtcatcaatcagtcaatcagtcagttcatcaatcagtcagtcaatcagtcagtcgaTCAGTCAGTCAAGCattcagtcaatcagtcagtccatcaatcagtcagtcagtcagtcaatcactCAGTCACTTAGTCAATCAGACAGTCAACCAGTTAGTCCATCAATCAGTCTGTCAATCAATGAGCGAATCAATCAGTCAGTTAACAATCAATCACTTAATTAGTCAGCCAATCGGTCAATAACAGTCTGTCAAACAGCTAGTCTATAAGTGAGCTAATCAATTATTCAAACATTTACTACTTACAGTTCATCGGGACAGTTGAAGGGCTGAGCCAGTCTGTAGCCATCCTTCAGATAGTGCTCCATTTCATAGGGATCGATCTCGGCATAAGGCAGCTTGCCCAACGTGCACATCTCCCACATGAGCACACCAAAAGACCAAACATCGCTACCCTCGTTGTAGTGGGACTTTTGCAAGGCCTCGAGGGACAACCACTTGATGGGGCGGTACTCGCCATCGCCTAGGCAATTGTAGTCACCAGAGAAGAGATCGCGACTGAGGGCGCTGTCCGTCAGTTTCACGCGCAGTTGATCATCAATACTGTAAAAAGAGACAGAGCAAGGAGAGGCAAGTGACGAATAAGTAACAGAATTAAAACTTGTCATTTCAAGGGCGAGACAAAacttatatataaaaagaaaagttcaACTTACACACAGTTCCTGGCCGCAATGTCCTTGTGAATTACGCCATGATTGTGCAAATGCTCCATGGCCATGGCCAGCTGGGAAGCCATGAGAACGGTCTGAATAGTAGTCACACTTCTAGCATATGAGGGATCCTGCAGAAAGGTCTTCAGATTGCGCACACTTCCTGTGGCGGCATATAAAACAAATGGAGTGGCAAAGTCTTCAATGGAGATGCCCAGCACAGCCATGACATTGGGATGAGTAGCCTCGTAGAGCATCATCGATTCTTGGAGCAGGAGATTTACTTGAAGCTGGCTTGCATGCTGTGCCACAGTCTTGACCAGTACCTCCTGACAGTCGTTATATGTGCCGCGATAGATGCGCCCAAAGTTGCCCTCCTGCACGAGACAGGAGAGGCGCACACGGCACTTTTGGACTGTCAGCTCCTGGAGACGGCGGTTGAACTCCTCAGGCTCATGCTCATATTCGCGAAAGGGCCGCGTCAGTGTCGCATATGTGGGTGTGATGGTCGAGGGGCAGACATAGATCGAATTGTGTGCGGTAGACGAAATCGTTGGCAGACGCTGGAAGCTGGAGGTCTTTATCAGGTGGACACCGTTCGAGGGATGACGCTTTGAGGGACCCTTGGCACAGTAGGCAATCAGAATGAGCGTAGAGACCAACACCAAAGCCAGAATACCGCCAACAATCAGGGTAATCAGTCCACTTGTGGGTGGCACAAGAGTTTCTCGCAGCAGGGGATCGTATTCATTGTTCGATCCGCCAGCAGCGCCGCCTCGACCCACTGTAGCCGTCGATTCCGTGACCACAACGCGATGTCTCTCGGTGGCCTTGCCATGCTCCGCTTTCGTATTCGACGGCAGACGTCCGTCGGAAATGACATGCTCCGCCGTATCCTCGTTGTGTTCCGTGTAGTGAATGTCCTCGTGCCCGCCCAGATCTGTGTGCAGTGGCTCCTCATCGTCGTACTCCTCGCGTGCATCATTTGGCTCGTCCTTCAGGCAGATTTTTTTGCGCTTAAAGATGAGAttggtgttgttgtgtgtCGCCCTATCCAGGATAACTTCCACGCTAATGGTCACTGTCACTTCGGCGGCCCGGGTGCCCGAGCACTTCAGGCTGATGCCCCACGTCTGCGGTTCCATGGGCACATCACCGATGCGCGAGATATTTAGCATGGGGCGTGGCAGTACGCCCACATCCGAGGTTGCCACATTGATGCTGTAGGGCAGAGGATGGTCCACCAGCGACTGCCAGGTAAATGTTACATCGCTGATGTTCGCCGGCACCGGGACCGCAAAATTCAGGGCGTAATCATTGATGGCTCCCTCTCGCACATAGTAAAGCTCCGCGGAGACGCCTgaaacaagagagagagaaagaaagggaaaaaacattttagatGCATGTTCGAAATGTCTGCTGAGTATCCCTCCAGCTGCTGGAGTCCCGCAGCTTCGATGGACGGGAAATTAATGATACGTTTGGTGACCCAATCGAAAACGGGAAAACTTTTGGCCAGTCACTCGACACGGCTGCATAATCAATCAACAGGGATAACAGTTTTCTTTACTTTgtcaaattgattttcttcGAGCATTCGttgtgctctctctttctttctttcaatCGTTTTATCTGTCCACTTAGACACTTTTGTTGACATATTGAAGGAGTTACATAGCTGAACCCCCAAAAACAGCTTCTAATGTCAGACAATTTCTTATTGCATTCCCCgaaaatcaatcaaatgcgACAAATAACTTTGCTGAGAAACACACGCCGTTTCCCCATCTCGACCTCAAACTCAAGTCGAAGCCACAACTGAGCACTTAAAGAGTTGGTTACATAATCGAAAGCTTACTTTCTCTTAAGCgacatttgatatatttcaagttatgttaagtatacgccaGGCACTAGCAATAGCAAGTTATGTGAACAATGTGCAACAGCTGTGGCTatgaaagtatttttaaataaattatgcagcTTAGACTACTGggacttttattttaaaatgtatcacTATTGAAAGAGACCTTTGATTCAATTCTAACATTCTTAAAGGAGCATGATATTAACTAAATGTTGTCTCCTTACACAGTTCCTTTGTTCCCAAGTGCACCTGTTTATCTATTTATCAGATCTGACAATTATGACAGTATGCTTGTAAACAGTCAATGCTTGCTCTCCCGTCgccttttttaattaaattagccGCTCAAGGTAAGCGAGGGGAAATTGAGGGTACAGCTGGCGCTTTGTCTATTTGTTACCTGTTACGATTGCACTTGGCGGTGCAGTTTGTGGCACAGCCGcaataaatcaatcaaattataatatgCCTTGGCAGTGGAAAAAACTGAAAGCGGACCCTTTTTACTTGCCACGCGATGCTTGAAGGTTGCAAGAGTGTAATGCGTGGAGGCGTGCCTCGGGGGCAGGTTAAATGTTTATGCTTAAttaatgttgatgttgtgctgttgctgttgttgcttcatACACAAgagtagcacacacacacacatacgcatatgTTGCATGCCTCAACTGTCGGCCTCAACGCGCGCtgtttattttagatttttatcgCAGTCAACGTCGCAGTTACATTTTATActtgtacatttttattttaatttatgccacTTATTGCAGTGcggcacacacactcgcacatatgccatataatatatacatattgtaCTAATTAGTGGAGCGAGCCCACTGAGAACCCAGAGCAATAGCTACCTTCTAGTTTGCCCCCGTCCTCTTCCCTTCCCTACCGTTCCCTTGTACGTTCTCGCACGCTTCGTTTGCactttgaaaatgtaattagtGAAAGCGGCTGCTGGTGGAGCAGGATGTGGATGGAGAGTGTGAGAGGAGGCAAGAGGAGGGTGAGagggaaatggaaatgcataCGACATTCTGCAGATATGAATACTGTCGCATAATGAACTGAGGTAGATACAGAACTTGCGATAACTCTAAAAGGGTTAATGGGCCCCAGACATGTGAGCTCGAAAAGCAGCTCATTAAAtcaagaaagaaataaaaaatggatGAACAAGTTGATCGCCTAAATGCCAGACAAGTCAAGTTGCAAGTTTCCAAATACCAGTTGCGAGTTACCAGTCTCACAGTTGGAAGTTGGCCTATTTGCCGCGCGTTAAACATTCGCAATTAAAATTCCGCAGACATCAGAAGTTTGGCCAAGCCCCACGCCACGTCAATTATAGACAAATAATAGCAATTTATTCAGCGCACCCCAATTCCAAACTGCTCCCAACCTAACCTCCACTGCCCAACTGAGCCTGTCGCTAATTAGAACTGATTGCTCTACAAACGAAGAAGCTGCCCTACTCCAGGAGTACTTTGTCCTTTCCCTTGACTACCTTTGTCTGTCACCTGACAAACCTTCGAGAAAAATCGATTTTCATTAACCAGAACAGGCGGCAGCCGAGAACCGACAAACCGAGGACCGACAACCGGCAGACACCTTCCGCTGTCGCCTGAGCTTCTTCGACTTCTTCAAGTGCCAGTGACATAAATTGTGAGcgccaaaaaaagaaaagtaaaagttcTTTCAAGATGTAAAGGAAGCTGtgaaaatattcttaaagctCAGCAGGCGGCATCAGCGCATAAAAAGCAACGTGGaaaatgcgcaaaaaaaaTTGGGGAAATGAAGGAAAAAGGAATCTAGCTAAAGCGATAAAAGCAGCAGTTAGGCGAGTGGCAACAAGCtgataaagtaaaatataaaggACGTAATAAGCAGAGATGCTGCGAAGAGCGAAAGCTGCTTTGTGTCTATTGCTTAAAAATTGCTACGAAAAGCTTACCATATTTTCTTGAATCAATGTGCTGTGTATAGTTTAGATTATGCTTGAATATAATCGTAGTTTATGAGCAATAAGCTACTCCGAGTTGAAGTCTGATAAATAAACAACCGAGTTAACAGGTTTCTTTTCTTAAGCAgagtgaaattaatttataagcGTTGTCTAGGTGGTTGCAGaaattgttgctttttatatttgaGAATTGCTTTTTTCTATTCATAGATTTATGGTGCCCTCAAAAGTtgtttttctataaatattcgcatatatgtttttttattgcttcTTTAACTCTTTAAGACCCATTTGCCATTCCGATGCGACAAATTCCCCAAGATGAAGGCAAGGCAGGCAAAGCGATTTGAATTCATGGCACGACatctatttaatttcaattacaacCCTAAAATACCAGAGCAGACGCATAAACCAAAACTTTCTatgtgccaaaaaaaaaaaaaaaaagaaaagaaaaagaaataaacgaaaaaatgGCAATTTTTGCGCCCCAAATACGCCAGACCCATGTATTCCTCGTCTGCGAGGAACCCTCTATCCTCGTTTTCCTCCCCGTCCTCGTCCACAAAGCCCTGCCACAACCCTAATTTATGCAAACCAAAAAGCTGAGCGAGATTTGAATGTATGTCTCGCCTCATGGCTAGTGGATATCATTTTATGCTTtcttaacatatttttttccttCACCCTCCCCATGCCCCTTGCATCCCCTCTCTGCCCTGCCCCAATGCAACGCATCGCCGTTAGCCCGCCCACATTGCGTCACTTTTGTCGTCGGTCGTTGGCGTTGCTATTGCCGGACGTCAGCCTGGGGATTTCGCAGGCCATAAATCCGAAATTGTCTTTTGACACATGAATATGTTGTGCATTAAACGCAGACGGAACACTAGGCCACAGTCAGAGTCAGCTTTagcgtcagcgtcagcatCAGCATCCGCAACTTAGAGTCTGAATCGGGTTGAAAGGCAGACGATAGACCTCGAAATACcctttaataaattgattttaaaaattgttaacacTTCTTTGAATACTTCTTACTTCCTTGAAGATTctgaaatcataaatattaaaccaTCTAGTCAAGTACGAGAACAAAAAATGCTACGTCAACTAAACAGTTTTTGAACTACAGCGTATCTACTCGTCGAGAACTCTCAATTATCGGGCATGTTTCTATTACTAGTCTAATACAAGTACATGTATTGTTATCAATGTATGCACGAGTTTTTGTAGAGGGCGCAATGTGTCTCTGCTCG
This DNA window, taken from Drosophila nasuta strain 15112-1781.00 chromosome 2L, ASM2355853v1, whole genome shotgun sequence, encodes the following:
- the LOC132798216 gene encoding tyrosine-protein kinase Drl encodes the protein MEKNFRGIFTIGLFLALLSSGQTHLNIFLNLHEVLRLIGVSAELYYVREGAINDYALNFAVPVPANISDVTFTWQSLVDHPLPYSINVATSDVGVLPRPMLNISRIGDVPMEPQTWGISLKCSGTRAAEVTVTISVEVILDRATHNNTNLIFKRKKICLKDEPNDAREEYDDEEPLHTDLGGHEDIHYTEHNEDTAEHVISDGRLPSNTKAEHGKATERHRVVVTESTATVGRGGAAGGSNNEYDPLLRETLVPPTSGLITLIVGGILALVLVSTLILIAYCAKGPSKRHPSNGVHLIKTSSFQRLPTISSTAHNSIYVCPSTITPTYATLTRPFREYEHEPEEFNRRLQELTVQKCRVRLSCLVQEGNFGRIYRGTYNDCQEVLVKTVAQHASQLQVNLLLQESMMLYEATHPNVMAVLGISIEDFATPFVLYAATGSVRNLKTFLQDPSYARSVTTIQTVLMASQLAMAMEHLHNHGVIHKDIAARNCVIDDQLRVKLTDSALSRDLFSGDYNCLGDGEYRPIKWLSLEALQKSHYNEGSDVWSFGVLMWEMCTLGKLPYAEIDPYEMEHYLKDGYRLAQPFNCPDELFTIMAYCWASMPAERPSFSQLQICLSEFHTQITRYV